Proteins co-encoded in one Aspergillus fumigatus Af293 chromosome 6, whole genome shotgun sequence genomic window:
- a CDS encoding Zn(II)2Cys6 transcription factor domain-containing protein — MPSRRSHSKSHHGCTQCKGRQIKCDEVRPICGSCRRKQLPCNFQSFAPQTSPQPSIADAILGHRDSFVLPLLDLELLHHWHTVTGNYLADAKPLQDVIPTVMPQEGLANPFLMHSILAVSALHRAHSAPLSHRQILCIRVSEPKQKPEDPKSDRSGRSVQVSSWGRLCREPGQIVARTRTLAALAADWSVSNADSNSGRTLCSGSA, encoded by the exons ATGCCGTCGCGCCGATCTCACTCCAAATCTCATCATGGGTGCACCCAGTGCAAGGGGCGTCAAATCAAATGTGATGAAGTCCGTCCGATCTGTGGTTCCTGCCGCAGGAAACAACTCCCATGTAATTTTCAAAGCTTTGCGCCCCAAACCTCCCCGCAGCCGTCAATTGCCGATGCCATTCTAGGGCATCGGGACAGTTTTGTACTCCCACTGCTGGACTTGGAGCTGTTGCATCACTGGCATACCGTGACAGGGAACTACCTAGCAGATGCTAAGCCGCTGCAGGATGTCATACCCACCGTCATGCCACAGGAGGGGCTGGCGAACCCTTTCTTGATGCACAGCATCCTGGCAGTTTCTGCCCTTCACCGGGCACACAGTGCACCCTTGAGCCATCGCCAGAT TCTTTGTATTCGCGTCTCGGAACCCAAGCAAAAACCCGAGGATCCAAAGTCTGACCGCAGTGGTCGAAGCGTTCAGGTTAGTTCGTGGGGCCGCCTCTGTCGTGAACCAGGCCAGATTGTGGCTCGAACAAGGACCCTTGCAGCTCTTGCTGCGGATTGGTCAGTGTCAAATGCCGATAGCAACAGCGGCAGAACGTTATGCTCGGGCTCTGCATGA